In Bradyrhizobium manausense, the sequence GGGGGCCTATCTCCCGATCGAGTCCTTCCTCGGCGGCCGCTGCATTTCGGGACAGTCGCGAACTGTTGCCCGAACCGAACGCGATGGTTTCCCATCTCCGTAAGATGGGTTCATTGAGCCGCATCGCTCGTGCGGGCGCAACGGCCCGGCAGCCGGCATCCCCGCTGATCCCGTTGTCCACAGCGACGACGTCAGGATGCGTGTGCATCCAATCCAGTGAAGGAAGAAGCTAACCAGGCGTCCAGGGCTGGTAGTCGCCAGTCGCCTTCGGCCGCTTGCCGCTGGCCAGGGTCGAGCCGGAGGGCCGGTAGGCCTTGGCCGTGCCCGTGAGATTCGGCTGGTGCGGCTTTTCCCATTCGCGCGGCTGGTAGTTGATCTCGGTCGGCGGCACGTCAACGACGTGATGGATCCAGCCGTGCCATTCCGGCGGAATGCGGCTCGCCTCGGCATAGCCGTTATAGATCACCCAGCGCCGCTCGAAGCCGAGCGTCGGATCGATCTTGCCGCCGGCCGTGCGGTAATAGCGGTTGCCCTGCTCGTCCTGACCAACCAGCTCCCCGAACCTGGAGGTCCAGAGTTGGGTGCCAAAAGTCTGGCCGTTCCACCAGGTGAAGAGCTTCAGGAAGAATTGTTTCATGCGGCAAGGGCCCTGCTTCGTGGGGTCCTGATGCCATCCGGACGGCCAAATGTCCAGTTCGGCCGGCGCGGTCGTGCTCCGCCCCGAATACGACGACCGGAGCACATGACAGCCGCCGCAAATCGGACGCGTTCCGTTCATGCCGGGTACAGCGGCGGCGTGAAAATCTGCTCTTCATGCGCAAACCGGTGTGATCCCTGGAACTGTCGCCCTTTCAGGGGATTTGCTTCCGGGAAAGGAGTTTGAACATGAACAGTCTAAGAGTTTTGGGTGCGGCCGCAGCGCTGGCACTGGTACTTCCGATGGCAACCCCGAGCTTCGCCCAGGGCCATCACGGCGGTGGCGGCGGAGCTCATTTCGGCGGCGGCGGTCATTTTGGTGGCGGCGGCGGTGCCCACTTCAGCGGTGGCGGTGCCCGCATGGGCGGCGGCAGCTTTGGCGGCGGCGCCCGATTCAGCGGAGGCGGCGCCAATGTTGCAGCGAGTGCGGCGGTGCGCCCGAGCGGCGGAGCCACCTTCAGCGGCGGCACACGTAACTTCGCAGCGGCCGGCGGCCATTGGAATGGCGGCGGCGGCAACTGGCATGGCGGCGGCTGGCACCACCATCACGGTGGCGGCTTCTGGCCCGGCGTCGCAGCCGGTGCTGCGATCGGCGCGATCGGCTCGTCCTACGCCTATTACGGCGGCGGCCCCTATTACGGCGATGGCTATTATGACGACGGCTATTATGACGACGGCGCGACCGTCGCCGTGGTGCCCGACGGCGGCGGCGACTCGGTTGCCTATTGTGCCCAGCGCTACCGGTCATACGATCCGGCGTCAGGGACCTATCTCGGCTATGACGGCGAACGCCATCCCTGCCCGTAAAGCAGTCTGACGTGCATCGTTCAAGGGCGGCACCGGCAATCGGCGCCGCCCTTTCGTTTGGGCGCTCGTGTCTTGTCGTGTCGCAAACGCGCGCGCGTACGATCGCATGGACCGCGCGCGATCTTGCGCGCTCCACTCTTGCAAATCCTGTCGCGAACAGCTTTCGCAGGTCGCGCGGATTTGTCTCAACCTGTCATTGAAATCCGAGGAAATTCACCTCGATCGACGCTCGCTCGCGAACGTCGATGCGCAGGGCTCGCAGAGGCGCTATGCATTCCGCCGTGCATATCTATCGCGACCCAATCCCAAATTGACCCAGCGCACGATTCGCCTATATCAGCACTCAGTATGGGGACTTCGATCTACTGGGAAAAGTCATGCCGCGTATTCTCGTGGTAGACGACGATCCGATGGTCGGCGCGACTATCGAGGTCCTCCTCCTGAGACAGGGCTTCGACGTCACGTTGACTGACGGCGGCGAAACCGGGCTTGCTGCGCTGGAAGCGCAGACGTTCGATGTGATGCTGGTCGATATCTTCATGCCGCATATGCGCGGCTTTGAATCCATCCGCATTTTTCACGAGCGCGCACCGACGATCCCGCTGATCGCGATGTCGGGCTACGCCTTCGCCTCGTCCGCTTCGCCCTCTCCGGACTTCCTGCGCATGGCGCTGGAACTCGGTGCGGCGCGCTGCCTGCGCAAACCGTTCACGCCAGAGACGCTGCTGACGACGATCCGGGAATGCCTCGGCGAGCACGCGCCGCCGAAGGACCAGAAAGAGGCCCCTTGATCCCCTCGCAGCGCGTCATTCTCGGTGCTG encodes:
- a CDS encoding NADH:ubiquinone oxidoreductase subunit NDUFA12 gives rise to the protein MKQFFLKLFTWWNGQTFGTQLWTSRFGELVGQDEQGNRYYRTAGGKIDPTLGFERRWVIYNGYAEASRIPPEWHGWIHHVVDVPPTEINYQPREWEKPHQPNLTGTAKAYRPSGSTLASGKRPKATGDYQPWTPG
- a CDS encoding BA14K family protein; the protein is MNSLRVLGAAAALALVLPMATPSFAQGHHGGGGGAHFGGGGHFGGGGGAHFSGGGARMGGGSFGGGARFSGGGANVAASAAVRPSGGATFSGGTRNFAAAGGHWNGGGGNWHGGGWHHHHGGGFWPGVAAGAAIGAIGSSYAYYGGGPYYGDGYYDDGYYDDGATVAVVPDGGGDSVAYCAQRYRSYDPASGTYLGYDGERHPCP
- a CDS encoding response regulator, which gives rise to MPRILVVDDDPMVGATIEVLLLRQGFDVTLTDGGETGLAALEAQTFDVMLVDIFMPHMRGFESIRIFHERAPTIPLIAMSGYAFASSASPSPDFLRMALELGAARCLRKPFTPETLLTTIRECLGEHAPPKDQKEAP